The following proteins are co-located in the Aquarana catesbeiana isolate 2022-GZ linkage group LG02, ASM4218655v1, whole genome shotgun sequence genome:
- the LOC141129987 gene encoding olfactory receptor class A-like protein 1 has protein sequence MGTWLVLDIISYISLDTIGIPGNLIILFAFVHTFHNHGRVTTGEIILGKLALANLLVILTWGLPITLQSTGTYVVFGDLSCQISLYLYCVGRAMSVSITSLLGCYQCISITPTHQRWMNTKKKLLDSLFPIMLFLWTFNLIISSTRLAYSTASIKNVTSRYIMSYNFCFVIFPNYLIYLGNGVIYVVRDLFFLSLMMLSSGYLLYVFFQHGKQVKCIPTLNTKHAEIRAAKAVFTLVMMYIVSFGLDNLFWILTLCTFPLSPRFTDARIFFDSCYSAISPIVIILTNRKVQMGLKCSRKKTELQAVKSISTYIARKRC, from the coding sequence ATGGGGACCTGGCTTGTCCTTGATATAATTAGTTATATTTCATTAGACACGATAGGAATCCCTGGCAATCTCATCATTTTATTTGCTTTTGTGCACACCTTTCACAACCATGGCAGAGTAACCACTGGAGAAATTATCCTTGGTAAGCTGGCTTTAGCTAATTTGCTAGTGATACTGACATGGGGGCTTCCAATCACCCTACAGTCTACTGGAACATATGTGGTATTTGGTGATTTATCCTGCCAGATAAGCCTTTATCTTTACTGTGTAGGAAGAGCCATGTCTGTCAGCATTACTTCCTTGCTAGGATGTTATCAGTGTATTTCTATCACTCCAACCCATCAACGTTGGATGAATACAAAGAAGAAGCTCCTTGACTCTCTGTTCCCAATAATGCTCTTTCTATGGACTTTCAATCTCATCATAAGTAGTACTCGGCTGGCCTACTCTACAGCCTCCATCAAGAATGTTACTTCCAGATACATTATGAGTTACAATTTCTGCTTTGTGATCTTTCCAAATTATCTGATTTACTTAGGGAATGGAGTGATCTATGTTGTTCGGGATTTGTTCTTTTTGAGTCTAATGATGCTATCCAGCGGTTATCTGCTTTATGTTTTCTTCCAGCATGGTAAACAGGTCAAATGTATTCCAACTCTAAACACCAAACATGCAGAGATTCGTGCTGCCAAAGCTGTCTTTACATTAGTCATGATGTACATAGTGAGTTTTGGTCTAGACAACTTGTTTTGGATCCTTACTCTCTGTACTTTTCCACTATCTCCACGATTTACCGATGCACGTATTTTCTTTGATTCTTGTTACTCTGCTATTAGCCCCATTGTAATTATTTTAACTAACAGAAAAGTCCAAATGGGTCTTAAATGTTCAAGAAAGAAAACTGAACTTCAAGCTGTAAAGTCTATTTCAACCTATATAGCTAGAAAGAGATGTTAG